The DNA window AGCACGATCATTGTAAAAAGTAGTTATTCTATTTCGCTTAAGTAACGGCAAAACTGCTTTACAATATCCgtgtcaaaattaaattctatatacTATATGATAAAACAATAAGAAGAATGTATGTAATTTTGTGTATAGGCAGGAAGGACCATAATTACAACAATACATCAGCCATCAAGCAGAATCTTTCACATGTTTGACAAACTTCTTCTGATATCAGAAGGCTATCCGGTTTACTATGGTAAGGCCAGAGAATCAATGGACTACTTCTCTTCCTTGAGGTTCATGCCGGAGATACCGATGAATCCGGCCGAGTTCTTGCTCGACTTGGCTACCGGACAAGTCAACGATATAAGTTTTCCAGCCGAAGTTTTGCAAGATCAACTAACTAATGACCCTTCTAGAGCAGTTATTAATGTAAGAATTATTCACTACAACCACATTTGTTATTTATTAGTTAGTTGTTAACTTTTTGTTAATGATGTTAGTATCTAAAAGTAAAGTATAAAGCTTTGTTGGAGccaaaggaaaaggaaaaccATGGAGCAGCAACAACAGCAGAGCATCTTCAACAAGCAATTCAAGTTAAGAAGGAGTGGACATTGAGTTGGTTGGACCAATTTGTGATTCTTTCTAGGAGAACATTCAGAGCAAGATGCAAGGACTATTTTGATAAGTTAAGGCTAGTTCAAGCACTTGGCATTGCACTCTTGTTGGGATTACTTTGGTGGAAATCCTCAACCAACACTGAGGCTCAACTCAGAGATCAGGTCAGTAATAACTTccattctattctttttttttttatatgacaGACTAATAGCCCAAATCAATTTTCCAAATAATGTTTTAGTAGGAGAGTCTCCAGTGGCAGACTCTTGATTAGAGTTCAGATTCGCGACGAATTAGTCATTTATCTGTCGAGTTGGAGGATACCATGTAaaacaggaaaaaaaaaactagtatTTGACTTTTTACTTCACGAGACAAGTTAATTCTGATATCAAATTCTCGTATTGGAaactaacaaatttaatttagttagtttctatcgttatttaaaaaaattataaaaattttaaaaatgtttatcattttcaaatcaatttcttACCTATAATGGAACAACTTTTCTTGTGAACTATTTTAACTAACAGAATGAAATGCTTGAGACtagatttgtaattaaaaatttatcaggGACCAAAATATCCTACTAAAAAATTCATAGGAAATTATTTGAGGGTATTACTCCATATCATATTATACACTTAAATTGAcaagataaaattataaagttatAAAAGACTCTAATGTTTTCGCCATGAATGGAGTAAAATTATGTTATTATGCTGataaatttatctatttctTGAATATGTTTTTCACTTTTCGGAATGAATCAAACTTTTTGAATAAatcaagaattttttattttatagataaTTTTGGTAGGCAAATTTTGTTTGGTAATTTAGGTACTTGATTTATATGTTATGTAATATGGACAGACCAACTAAGCGACATTTGAATATTGATGATATTGTACGTGTGCAGGTTGGTTTAATgttctatatatgtatattctgGACATCTACATGCATTTTTGGAGCAGTGTACGTGTTTCCATTCGAAAAGATATACTTgataaaagaaaggaaagcagaCATGTATAGATTAAGCGTATACTACGCATGCAGCACGCTGTGTGACATGGTGGCGCATGTTTTCTATCCCACTTTCTTCATGATCATTGTCTATTTCATGGCCGGCTTCAAGAGGACCGTCGCTTGCTTCTTCTTGACTCTCTTCTCCGTTCTGTTAATCGCCGTCACCAGTCAGGGCGCTGGAGAATTGTTTGGAGCTGCAGTTATGAGTATTAAAAGAGCAGGCATGGCTGCTTCTTTGGTGCTTATGTTGTTCCTTCTTACTGGTGGCTACTATGTCCAGGTATGGTGCCAACTGTTACAAAAACATTACGTCTACATCAAATTAGTTgctatgtatttgtgtataaatatggtgaaaactcagatgaagtcgatttcacgtgaagttgatacctgAGAGTCGTTCacgaaaatttagtcaaatcagtcaaatcatctaacggctctcggATATCAActacgtgaagtcgacttcggTAAAAGTgctgataaaaataaaatttggtgTTAATTATGAATAATTCACATTCTAGTAAGTGTAATATTTTAActgttaaaacttaaaactgaTAATAAATTTCTTGCATTAAGGTAATTTTAGctgtaaaaataatattactctTCCTACCATAAAGATTTAACATAACAATATACAAGTCACTTTTTTGTGAGTGAACTATATAACTATGACTTGCTCATAACTTATATTGAAGGTTTTCAACTTTTCTTTGTTGCAGCACATACCAAAGTTCATGCAGTGGTTGAAGTATTTATCCTACTTATTCTACGGATTCAGGCTTCTTCTAAAAGTGCAGTATTCCGGAGACCAATTATATGACTGTGAAAGTGAGGGAGGGTGCAGACCCTTGCAAAGTTCACCAACATTTAGCACTGTTAACTTGAAAGGTGGCTTGAAAGAAGTTTGGGTTGTGCTAGCCATGGCTATGTGCTTCAGGTTCTTGGCTTACATTTGCCTCCGCAGAAGAATTGATGcctataaataatttaatcgAATTTATTTCTTATGATGAATATATGCTGATCTagatttatatatatctatcatggtaaATTTATTGGATTATTTGAGAAGAAGAAACTCATTTGAAGCATGTAATTGTCACTCAATAACTGTTATATATATTGCTGACAAGCCAGGCAATGATGCAAAAGAAATTACTTATTCATTCTTTATTATCAaccaaatcaaaaaaattacatttaaataaaataattttatacgtacatttaattatataatatcacattgataaaaaatgattattttttatatttacaatataaataataatttaaaaaatatatataattaaaagatggtataaaatattttatattgtcaTGTATCAAAATGAAGTTCTTATTATGTACATGAAATGGAAAATGGAGTTAGTATAATGGGGAATTAAGTAATTAACACATTTTCTATTATATGTTAAAGTTTTTGAATCCATTTTCGTATTATATCTTTCCACTGGTTAATTTATAGACTATACTagttttcttaataaaaaaaagcaattTCATTTCACCAATCTTAGCCCAgattagtttttttctttttttggaaaaacataTTGTCGATTAATATGGATTCCTAATGAAATCCCAAAATGCAAGCTACTTGGCAATGTTATCCTGAATTTCTCATGACTGAAGTAGTTGACCAGGTTTCTCTCCCATTCCACTCCACCAAATGAAAGAAAAGGTGGTCACGCACGTGCACCTTTTTTCCGCCAAGGAAGGAACAAAGAAATAGCATAGCATACTAGTTTTTTCTAAGCTTTTTCATAATTACTTAATTGCATAATTAGTCTCATTCATTAGTCGAGCAAAGATCAAATTCAGTTCTGTCCATTTGTACGAAGGGCAAAATAATTTCggtcaaaaataaagatattttggattttttattttagaataacatgatctttaaaaaaaattaccaaaataaaatatttgagttttaatattattgaaatacAACTTTTGCAGTTTgaatatcaaaatataattttctaaaaatttatgtaAATCGCGGGAGGAGTCTTACGGATTCTAGTTACACGTAAACTGCTGTACCCTTAGAGTGGTTTATGTTGAAACAGGTTTGGCTAAACTACGGCAGGGGTTCAGTGGATTATGTCTGGACCTATTTTGCGTATAAATACCCATCTAGAAAAAGTAGTGTGATGTAGATCAGAGAGTCATTTTTACATCTTCAAAAATGAGTGAGGAGAGTTTTTTGGTCCTAGTTCACTGCTCtggaaagataaaaaaaaaagcaaaaggtACGGCGTTAAGTTCACTGACAAAGAACCGGTCAGTGTTTTTGTCCGTTCGACAAGTACTTTATCATAACTAAAGACGAGCATATTGCAAAAGGCAAGGCTGTGTGGTTCCAAGTGGGTGAAGAAGGTGTTCTATAAGATTTCAATTGCGATTGTTTCAACTGGGGTGCAGTATGAAACATATGTGATAGGGTCGGACGAAAACATGCAGATTTTGTTTCATTGTCAGCGCAATTTTTCGGAGGTGAGAATACACGAGCTGTATGCCAAGTTCGAAAATGGTTTTGACAGTTCTGGTGCATCAGCGCTGAATCCTCAGTCAATGACGGTGGGAGGTGCATCAACTTCGATGCCTGTCGTTGCAGCTGGGGGTCCTTTGGCTGAACCTCCATCTGTTCCACGAGTGGCAACTAGGTCACCTGGTTTAATTCCTAGACTGTTTGGTGAGGGTGAGCTGGATCATGTTGAGAATGAGATGCGAGAGGATGATCCGGAGAATGAGTCAGATCACATATTGGGAGACACTGAGGAGGATACTCCCAGGACACCACCAGCATGTCGGGGACCATCGAGTTCTGGTTCAGGCCAACAACTGCCACATTTCTCGACCTTGAACTTGGAAGCAATCGGCCAGCACCCGGATATAGATCCCACTTCCAGAAGCCAGGGGTTACACAAGGAAAATCCTTCTGGAGACTTTCAGATTGGCCAATCTTTCCAGACTAAGGAGGAAGTTGTGTTGAGTGTTAAGGATTATAGCATCCGTCGTGGAGTTCAATATCGGGTGATGGAGTCAAATCATCTGAAATTTCATGGGAGATGCAAGGAGTTTGGGAATGGCTGCACGTGGTTGATTCGCATCACACTTCGGCAGCGTAAGGGTACTTGAGAGGTTAGAAAGTACAACGAACCTCACACTTGCTTGGCGACTTCGATTTCAAGCGACCATCAACAATTCGATCACCATGTCATTTGTGCCAGGATATTTCCATTGGTTAGGGCGGATGTAGTGATTACGATAAAGGTGTTGCAAGAAGCTACGGAGGCAACGTATGGATTCAGGCCTAGTTATAGGAAGGTGTGGATGGAAAAACAGAAGGCAGTTGCACAGATATACGGGGATTGAGAGGAGTTATATGCCGAGTTGCCACGTTGGATCCTAGGGGTACAAGCCACGATGGTCGGAACTGTGGCAGTGTTGAAGACTTCTCCAGTGCATGTTGGTGATCAGGTTGATGAGTCTACGAGGTACTTTCATCGTCTTTTAACTCTGGTTTGCCAACTCAGATGCCACACCTGATAGTATGTCGGGAACCACCTATCCCCGCCCCTACCGTCCTTGGCATGAAGTCAGTCAATGTTTGATGCCGTCTCAGGCACGTGCTGAACGCCATCGAGTTATGGCAACACCCTATCCACCTGGTGCCACTCAATGACAGCGAAGTAAATCAGACTAGTACATGCGCGCCATAACTGACTATGCTCCTCGGCTAGTATCTCTGGATGAACAACATCCAGCACGTCGAGCGCAGCATAAGGCTCCTAGACAATCTGCAAATGTTTACAGCATTATTCGTTAATCCGTTAAATACTTATCAAGTAGGAAAAAAGGAGTTAAAATTGgaaacaataaacacacaactTACATCTCGATCACCTAAGCGGTCCAATGCAAGCTGACACTGGATGACTCTCTCCTTCCTACGGTCGGATGTCAGTAAATACATGGGCCACCTGAACGAAGATAGTGTTATACGAACATATAATCTGATAACAAATAAGTTAATTAGTTGAACCTTAAAAATGAAAACTGAAATGCTAACTGCCCAAATATCGATACCTGGAAGccaacgaaaaagaaaaaatgtcaaTCCACGCGGTCTGAGACTAGGGAACCGCCAAAAAATTCACGACTGCAGTAACTGGAGCAGGCCGGCCAAGTTCGTCACAATTCTGTAGGCAACCCGACACATACATTGATATAGCTAGGCTAGTGCTGTCGAAGCCCAATTGTAACTGCCCATCTCATCAAGTCTCGCCACAAAGGGTAACCACCGAATATGAATCCGATTTCCACTCTTATCACCAAACAACTGAGTGGATAACAACATCATAATATATGCCCGTGCATATATCCGTACAGTATTCTCAGTGGCATCCTGCGGCAGCACTCTGAATCACTCATGGAACCAGGTGAAGTGAACCGTAAACTGCTTCACCTTATTCAGCGGGGGAAGCTCGCCAAAGAGTTCCTGAAACCACTCCCAAGCAGGTCAGCCATCCTCCATCAGCTTCTCAAAATCTGTCAGGCACCCAGATACAGGAAAATCATCCACAGACAACCCCAACTGGTATGCGATATCCTGCAGCGTGATGGTGCACTCCCCGAATGGCATGTGAAAGGTGTGCGTCTCAGGGCGCCACCTCTCAATGAATGCGCTGACGAGGGGTTCATCCAACCAGAACCACCTTGTGTTGATCCTCGCCAGGTGGTATAGACCTGCCCTCTCCAGATAGAATATGATCCTGTCATGCAGAGGCATATTTTGTTGCCTCCAGACACCAGTGATGCACCTACTAGACTGTAATATGAGAGATGAATAACCAAAACCAAATGAGATTGTATAACTGACAACCATTCTAAGTTCAAATTAATAAGGCTTTAATATAAGactcaaatttttaattcaacatAAGCAAATACTAAACGTAACAAGATATAATATAAATCTTACGTTCAAGAAAgctaaaatacaaaatttataattttttaaatttaagaatGCAAATATAACCATTAGGTTCAACTTACAAAAATTACTCTTTAAGATTTCAAAATCTTAACATCCAAGACTATAATACTTGAATTTAAACTTACATGTTTAAAAGTTCAAATTTCACAAATTAGTTTTCAAACATGAACGATTGGGCAACAATAAATTTGAGTTTGAACCCTATGTCTTAACTACGAGAGAAACATCACTCTACTTAAGCATTTAGACCTATCTCCTAATttcaaaatcctaatcctatttaacaaatcctaatcctaaatgaCCCTAATCTTATATTACATTTTTCTGTTATATGAAATACAATAAAGAAAAGATAGCAGGCTTACCTCTTCGTTGATGCTGCGGCTACGTGCGCAACACCGTTTAGATGGTAAAGACTGCGTTCATCTGCCATGATCCCGGCCCAAGAAAAATCTGAATCACTCCacttttcctcctcctcctctctctaGAACGTCACTTTCTCTTTCTAGAAAGTTGGAAGTGTTTCGAAATAAATAATCCGTTGCACCCCTTCCGCGTATTTATAATAGAGTATAAACCGTTGGTCTCCTTCCACGATTTATGCTCATTTTAGCTCCCAACAGAAACCGTGGAACCTCTACCACGATTTCTATGCAAATAACTTTTGAACGCCACCCACGGTTTACATGTATTCAGAATCCGTGGAACCCTCCCACAATTTGCATAGATTtctaaaaaattgtattttagtATCGAAACTGCAAAAGTTGTATTTCGATAATATTAaaactcaaatattttattttgttaaattgccctgatctttatttaaaattttattaaataataataataattatttNNNNNNNNNNNNNNNNNNNNNNNNNNNNattattatcattatttttttcatttttataattattatttttatttttattatttttattgtgtaatcatactttattattattattattatcttatctatcatacatcattatcatcatcaatatcAATACtatcaatattaatattttcttctctcaatttgtgtttgatgctattttaaaaaaaatcatattaaaattattttttttcttacaatattatttttagcGCAGatttttttccacttaattacgagtagaaatttttttaaaaagtaaatttagTAGTAATTCtcacaaattacaaataaaatctcttataaaattaatttggttacttaaatgaatttttttatcagaAGAGTCACATTgtcttcaaataaaaaaattgaaaattgaagtgtcattttttttggaaattatTTTGTCTTTTCTGAAAATAGACAATAACCGATATTTACTCTTCTTTAATCAATATAATATtagttataaataatataatatttctccTGCAACGTGTGAATAAATTATTGAGCATAGAGATTAGGCACCGACCAATAGGAGGAAAACTCCCTTCTTTTATTCTGCAATTTTCCTTTTGCCTGTTTTTGTTTTGAATAACAATAACCCCGCCATGTTCATAACAGGTCCACACGTTACACGTAAAAGAAAGGCAGAAAGCAACcattaattaactaaaataaaataataaacctATTCACCCNNNNNNNNNNNNNNNNNNNNNNNNNNNNNNNNNNNNNNNNNNNNNNNNNNNNNNNNNNNNNNNNNNNNNNNNNNNNNNNNNNNNNNNNNNNNNNNNNNNNNNNNNNNNNNNNNNNNNNNNNNNNNNNNNNNNNNNNNNNNNNNNNNNNNNNNNNNNNNNNNNttattcattttaaattaattatattgatctTTTGGTCATTTTTTTTTGATATCGTCAAAATTTATTGACGTATTAGATTGGTTTATtaatatgataaatttataaaattaaatcaaattaaaacctaactaaaagaaaatattgaGATATTGGAATATCTCAATTTAAGATtgtttagtataattttataaatttatcatattaGCCGccaattaaaactaatatatatGTGTTGTGATATTATTTAACGTCTAAATTCGACGcaattagtaataaaaataacagaaacactaatataactaatttaaaattaaaaaaaaataaatttaattaaaaaaagtttcgAAGACTAATTAAAAAATGGTAATCTTCCAACACTATTCCGATACTTTACTTATAAAATaacacatttatttatttttttttttaaaacggAAGAGGGTTTTGTGCATTTAAACTCAACAaacaaatttataataattaaatcactTGAGATTGAGAGTGGAgatggaaagaaaaaagaatatggAACAACCGAACAACCACCAAACCGAAACCATTGATTCTTCATCATCTGGGTTGTCATTGACAGTTGAAAGTTGATTAagagttaaaagttaaaaccccTCCTGTTTTCtgacaaagaaaaggaataaaagaaaaagaaaagaaagcacaCTTTACATTTCACTTGTCTCTCTCTGCTGAAGCATCAGCATGGAACTCGTTCCATACTCCGAACCAAACACTTCAACTCCACCCTGGCAAGAAATGTTCCGATCCGCCTCCACCAGAAAACCTACTTCCACCCCTCAACCCCACGCGCCTCCTCAACACCCTCCCCAAAACCCCTGCCAACCACTACCAGACTCCAAACCAACTTTTTCCGGCGATCCCCAGGTCCGCCTCGCACTCTACATAGCCATGGCGCACGCTTTTCTTGCCTTCGCTATCTTCATCCTCTACGCCGTCTCGAAGCTTCTAGAAGCATACCTAAGACCCCTCCAATGGGCTGTACTATGCTCAATTCCACTAAGAGG is part of the Arachis duranensis cultivar V14167 chromosome 1, aradu.V14167.gnm2.J7QH, whole genome shotgun sequence genome and encodes:
- the LOC107472813 gene encoding uncharacterized protein LOC107472813; translated protein: MQILFHCQRNFSEVRIHELYAKFENGFDSSGASALNPQSMTVGGASTSMPVVAAGGPLAEPPSVPRVATRSPGLIPRLFGEGELDHVENEMREDDPENESDHILGDTEEDTPRTPPACRGPSSSGSGQQLPHFSTLNLEAIGQHPDIDPTSRSQGLHKENPSGDFQIGQSFQTKEEVVLSVKDYSIRRGVQYRVMESNHLKFHGRCKEFGNGCTWLIRITLRQRKVITIKVLQEATEATYGFRPSYRKVWMEKQKAVAQIYGD
- the LOC107472821 gene encoding ABC transporter G family member 26, whose translation is METRREDAEIEDISIMSPPLVGSMKIEGCNNNEFMSHSYFHNNCSEIDIQIDDSSFNQIGPLPIYLKFEDVEFKVRNNTRAASKNPVKRIVSKVSRENKNNNGEGDDKYKKILKGITGSIGPGEILALMGPSGSGKTTLLRVIGARLLDNVKGKITYNDVRYTPAVKRRIGFVTQEDILFPQLTVEETLVFSALLRLPTNMSKQQKYAKVDTTIKQLGLERCRNTKIGGGYLKGISGGERKRTSIGYEILVDPSLLLLDEPTSGLDSTSANKLLVTLQGLAKAGRTIITTIHQPSSRIFHMFDKLLLISEGYPVYYGKARESMDYFSSLRFMPEIPMNPAEFLLDLATGQVNDISFPAEVLQDQLTNDPSRAVINYLKVKYKALLEPKEKENHGAATTAEHLQQAIQVKKEWTLSWLDQFVILSRRTFRARCKDYFDKLRLVQALGIALLLGLLWWKSSTNTEAQLRDQVGLMFYICIFWTSTCIFGAVYVFPFEKIYLIKERKADMYRLSVYYACSTLCDMVAHVFYPTFFMIIVYFMAGFKRTVACFFLTLFSVLLIAVTSQGAGELFGAAVMSIKRAGMAASLVLMLFLLTGGYYVQHIPKFMQWLKYLSYLFYGFRLLLKVQYSGDQLYDCESEGGCRPLQSSPTFSTVNLKGGLKEVWVVLAMAMCFRFLAYICLRRRIDAYK